Proteins encoded by one window of Microplitis demolitor isolate Queensland-Clemson2020A chromosome 6, iyMicDemo2.1a, whole genome shotgun sequence:
- the LOC103572762 gene encoding nuclear hormone receptor FTZ-F1 isoform X1, translating into MLLDMEHHSGLMSLNMSPFHLSPQGSPHGPTGAQQQQQQQQSQQQTSQYNSSYTSCAQSPPTTMCQQQSQQTHIPSNHSSQSSQSSQQSANQSQGQGQPGGAGAGNVLGFESAFFDAIALEERCPMCGDKMSGYQYGLLTCESCKGFFKRNNSPCSNKKVYTCLFSPTGGGGCAGGGTSSSASASGGLDTGPNGSASGYSGGGNTSSGNPSSGNIGANSSSNSNGTGNNGASSVGAGNQNVGSTGQVVPPGGNVCHPGLGQVGIVTGSVPGPSDYPDTKDVIEELCPVCGDKVSGYHYGLLTCESCKGFFKRTVQNKKVYTCVAERSCHIDKTQRKRCPFCRFQKCLEVGMKLEAVRADRMRGGRNKFGPMYKRDRARKLQLLRQRQLALQTIRGSLGDPSNYPSAVTPFLHIKQEIQIPQVSSLTSSPDSSPSPAAVAAGLVTTQPTGNNNNNNNNNNNNNNNGGGNAGQHQLIAPSTQPTLSGGNHLYNPNPSLDGKLWAANSTTSSPKAFNFGEQSSQGHGPNSGTTSSTATTLKTSPMIREFVQSVDDREWQASLFGLLQNQTYNQCEVDLFELMCKVLDQNLFSQVDWARNSVFFKDLKVDDQMKLLQHSWSDMLVLDHLHQRLHNNLPDETTLHNGQKFDLLCLGLLGVPSLADLFNDLSQKLQELKFDLSDYICVKFLMLLNHEVRGLVNKKHVQEGHEQVQQALLDYTLTCYPSLPDKFNKLLAVLPEIHVVASRGEDHLYQKHCNGGAPTQTLLMEMLHAKRK; encoded by the exons ATGTTATTGGACATGGAACACCATTCGGGTCTGATGTCCCTAAACATGTCCCCGTTTCACCTGAGTCCCCAGGGAAGTCCCCACGGGCCCACGGGCGCccaacagcaacagcagcagcagcaatcACAGCAACAGACGTCACAATACAATTCTTCGTACACGAGCTGCGCACAGAGTCCCCCAACGACAATGTGCCAGCAACAGTCCCAACAAACACACATCCCGTCCAATCACAGCTCGCAATCCTCGCAGTCGAGTCAGCAGTCGGCGAACCAGAGCCAGGGCCAGGGCCAGCCCGGGGGTGCCGGGGCCGGTAATGTCCTGGGGTTCGAGTCGGCCTTTTTCGACGCAATCGCCCTAGAGGAACGTTGCCCCATGTGCGGTGATAAGATGTCCGGTTATCAGTACGGTCTGCTGACGTGCGAGTCCTGCAAGGGATTTTTTAAACGCAACAACTCACCCTGTAGTAACAAAAAAGTCTACACGTGTTTGTTTTCACCAACAGGCGGGGGCGGATGTGCAGGCGGAGGGACTTCGAGTTCCGCGTCAGCCAGTGGTGGGTTGGACACCGGGCCCAACGGCAGTGCCAGCGGGTATAGCGGTGGCGGGAACACTTCCAGTGGGAATCCCTCCAGTGGGAATATTGGCGCCAACTCATCATCAAATTCAAATGGCACCGGGAATAATGGAGCGTCTAGTGTCGGCGCTGGTAATCAAAATGTCGGCAGTACCGGGCAAGTAGTCCCACCCGGTGGTAATGTATGTCATCCTGGTCTCGGGCAAGTCGGTATTGTCACCGGGTCGGTACCCGGGCCCTCAGACTATCCGGACACCAAAGATGTAATTGAAGAACTGTGTCCGGTTTGTGGTGATAAAGTATCCGGTTATCATTATGGATTATTGACGTGCGAGTCATGCAAAGGTTTTTTCAAACGTActgtacaaaataaaaaggtCTACACGTGTGTCGCCGAACGCTCCTGTCATATTGACAAGACTCAGAGGAAACGATGTCCGTTCTGCAGGTTCCAGAAGTGCCTTGAAGTCGGCATGAAGCTCGAAg cGGTACGAGCGGATAGAATGAGAGGCGGTAGGAATAAATTTGGGCCAATGTACAAGAGAGATAGGGCGCGAAAGCTACAACTTCTAAGACAACGTCAGCTCGCATTGCAAACAATAAGAGGGAGTCTGGGTGACCCGTCAAATTATCCGTCAGCAGTGACGCCATTTCTGCATATAAAGCAAGAGATACAAATACCTCAGGTGTCTAGTTTGACATCTTCGCCGGACTCGAGTCCGTCACCGGCAGCAGTCGCCGCTGGACTTGTCACCACCCAGCCCACCggtaacaacaacaataacaacaacaacaataataacaacaacaacaatggCGGTGGTAATGCAGGTCAGCATCAATTGATAGCACCGTCGACGCAGCCGACGTTGTCGGGCGGGAATCATCTGTACAATCCAAACCCAAGCCTTGACGGTAAACTCTGGGCTGCAAACTCCACTACCTCCAGTCCCAAGGCCTTCAACTTTGGCGAACAATCGAGTCAAGGGCACGGTCCTAATTCCGGGACGACCTcatcaacagcaacaacaCTTAAAACTAGTCCGATGATACGCGAATTCGTTCAATCTGTTGACGATCGCGAGTGGCAGGCCTCACTCTTCGGGCTACTGCAAAATCAAACCTATAATCAGTGTGaagttgatttatttgaacttATGTGCAAAGTGCTCGATCAGAATCTCTTTTCACAAGTCGATTGGGCGAGAAATTCCGTCTTCTTCAAAGATCTCAAG gtTGATGACCAAATGAAATTACTGCAACATTCATGGTCGGATATGCTGGTACTTGATCATCTCCACCAGAGGTTACACAATAATTTACCAGATGAAACAACTCTGCACAACGGCCAAAAATTTGATCTCCTCTGTCTCGGCCTACTTGGAGTTCCCTCACTAgctgatttatttaatgactTGTCACAAAAATTGCAAGaacttaaatttgatttatcgGATTACATATGTGTCAAATTTTTGATGCTACTTAATCacg AGGTACGTGGCTTGGTGAACAAGAAACATGTCCAAGAGGGTCATGAACAAGTACAACAAGCGCTTTTGGATTATACATTAACGTGTTATCCATCCCTACcg gaTAAATTCAACAAACTACTGGCAGTATTACCAGAAATCCACGTGGTAGCAAGCCGAGGTGAAGATCATCTGTATCAAAAACACTGCAACGGTGGTGCACCAACGCAGACCTTACTTATGGAAATGTTACACGCCAAGAGAAAATGA